From Oreochromis niloticus isolate F11D_XX linkage group LG15, O_niloticus_UMD_NMBU, whole genome shotgun sequence:
ATATACATATGTGTGGTTTATGGGGGATTCCTGCTGCAGCTAATAACACctaaaaacaaatgtttgacaTCCTTGTGGAACGCCATGTAGCGTGCACCTAGGATTATCTAAATGGACACAGTTGAACATTATTGACTGAAGTCTGCTTATGtattaaataaacaataaaataaacaaaataaacaatttaaGTACATCTCTTCCCATATACTCCATATACCCATGACCTCAACAAGAAGTCTAACGCAAGAGAGATAAATGACTACACAATAACCACAGAATACATGCATTTCAATTCATGGTACTGCAAATATTTTTCCAGCATGAACGTGTTCTTTGCTTGTAAGCAGGTTATGATTGGTCTTTTTAATTGTAAAAGCTAAAATTTTAGTTCTCAAATAATCAGCTAAGACGAAAAAATGTTGGTTACAGTGATTGCACTGCAAGGATTTGAAGCTTTTTCACGTTTTTATCTTACATTTCTTATGTCATTTCTGGCTGTTGGTCACACATAACAAGCAACATGAAGACACTTAATTCAAATTTTGGTTGAAATTCTTTTTAACACTTTATAGAATAAAAGGCTAACCAATTAAATCATGTTTCCCCTTTGACATGACTAACTATAACATTTTTAGTAAGGTTGCTGTTTTGTAATAGACTCTGTGTGTATCCAGCAAACAGTTCACCCACACCTGCCCAGTGTGGCGCTGTGCAGACATGTTTGCTAGgtcattaataataattaaagaaaCGCCATACAGGGAGATGTGACTGTGGAGGAGATGGAACCACATGTTttattacactgtcagaaaaatGAAGCTCAAAGGAGGTGACTGATTGAAAACCTCCATGGTGTTGTAGTTCAAACATTTACCTGATAAACCAAATGTCCATTTGAGACTGGAAAAAGATATAAAACGCTTGGGGTTTGTGACAAGAAGGACATCcatgtaaaaatgaaatatgtgGTGGAATAAGAGAGCAGCAGAAAGTagtgttttttttcacacttcATACCATTTGATGGTGGTAATGTACCATGGAGCACAGGTGGGCCTTACACTGTGAGGCCAAGGATGGTCCCCAGTATGGCAGCCCAGACCTAAAGCGTGGGCATACTGTGAGTACACTGCATACCAGTACTGTGGACCCCTTTCTGCTTAGTGTGGGCAGCCCACACTATGTGTTGCCCCTCTGGTGCCCATCTGTCCTGCCTCTCATGCCAGTACAGGGGCCCGCAGTTGGCTTCCCACTGTGGGCTGTGTGGGTTTCCATAAAATCTGAAACTCACACAGGCCCCAACCACCATGTTTGAGGGGAACAGAAACACAGTGACAATGAACTCAGGTTTGCTATCACACACTTTTACTGTATAAAATGTGAAGAACAGCAGATCATTTCTTGTTTGCAGCAACCCTCAAAATCACCTTAATggcattcattaaaatgcacTCCTTTGTAAAATGTGTATCTTCACTACGCTATCATTTGTATTTATAGAACCAAGACAAACTTGTTCAAAAAACACTGACTATAAACTGGAGGGCTggtactttttttgtttgtttgtttgtttttatacagtATATGTTTTAAGTGCACAAAAGTCAAAAATCTACTAATCCAGAGTGAAAAGAACACAGGAGCTTTCATTCACTATAGTAACAGGCTAATAATTATTTGGCAAAGAGAACCAAGAAACTCAAAGGCAAATCTGAAGTTCACATGGGAGGACATATTAAAGGCCCGTTTCGGTACAAAAAATAGATATATAAACAATATACAAATACAACATAAACATCTAAGTTTCCATCCCTGTGAGTGTAGTACATATCATTTGTCACAATGACCACTGAAGGCAAATCATAGAGACACAGAGGGTCCTGGAGGCGTTTCTCTGTCTGCGGGCTGGAGGCAGCTTCAGGGCTCAAGACTGCGCTTCAGCTTCAGGATCGTCGTAGATGTAGCTGCCGACACCTCCGGTGTTTACGCCTGAGAGGGGTGGACCAGATGTTTAAATTTAAAGGGTCTGTTCACTCAAAAAACATACATTAACGCAAAATAACCATTTGGCTAGTTATGGCTCACTTTGCAAAGGTTTTGGGATTGGTTCctgaaaaatacaaacattgaCTCCATATAATTGTATCCTTCTTTGCTATAATAACATGGAGCTGGAGTATGATAACACAGACACAACTTAAGATTTTCCAAAGTTTTCCAGCCTTGTAGACTAAATAATAAAGACTAACTAGCTGTCCACGTCAATTATAGTATTTACTAGACTTTTTAAATCCCCAcacagtttttttctctcttcataTACATTTCACATTGACATCGAAATTGGTATTATAGCTCATATTGAATCTGATCCTTCTAGGTCATAAAACACAGAGTATTTATTTCTACCCTGAAAGTTGACTAATACAGCTGCCTCAGATGTATTTATGTCACTAAATTAACATATTTTACAGATTTTTGTGGGACACAGTGGTTTGAgtcattgttttaaaaaacagtctCTGGCACCAGCCTTCCCTGCAGCTCACTCCCCCCCTCCCATACTCAGATTACATACCTTTTGGTCCAAACAGTACAGCATAGCATGGTTTGTGGCAGTAAGGCTGTCCATCATgctgaaacacagagaaaaccatTCCTCTCAATTCTTCcatatttgaaaatgttttcactCAGTGTTTCATTCTACCTTAACTCTCAGCAACATTGAGTGTACATGAGATAGAAAGAACTACAACATTTATCtggtttctctttgtttctacCAGCTGAAAACCCCAGAACACAATATGCTAAATATAAACAGCTTCTGTTAACTGACATTAATCAAATTCAGCGACAAGCACATTTTACACCTCAGCAGCATCTCATCATGTGATGGCTGGATTAAATTTTAACACTAGACAGGCTCAGCTTATTTTTAACTCATGTCTGGGGCACAAGAACTGGATGGGGATGTGGCCACAGAGATGTTATACCTCACCTTTACTTTAGCTGAAATCATTTGAACTACAGCTATACAAAGTAAAGATGATTACATGAAGAGGTCAGTGATGTAGTGGCTCATCTCGTTCATGAGCCATCACGAGTCACGTTTACTGCTTATAAAACGACAAATGTGATCTTAACCTTCAGAATGATTTGAGTGTAAAGCCATTAGGTGATCATTTTGTTTAAACTGGATTAAAATATGATTAATATGGCAGGAggagtagtgattcttgtgaactGTTGGTGAACAGACAGACACTGATGTCTCACCATGTTAGAAGTTTATTGATTCCTTGGCTGAATTaactaaaaacatttttcttatgTGACTCAAATACTATATGTGTATTTGTGACAAAATCTCCCTGTAGAACATCTACTGACTCTGTCTTTCACCCATGATGACACCCTGACTAGACCCACAGCTACACAAGTATAATTACAGTCTCATAGTGTGCATTTTAAAACAGCAAAATGCCATCACTAGCACTGATGTTAAGTTAGTACGATTAAAATAATCTGTAGCCATAAAAACAacctgaaaaaaagagaaactcactaaacataataataaattgaAAAATGGAGATCAGAGATTCATCATCATGTGTAGCTGGAGCCTGTGATAATGTGTCTTTTTCTATCTTGTGACATGATCTAAGTCagtaaagaaaatacaaatacatgACTGTATTTGACAGAGAAAGGACGAAGATGTTGTGTATCTCTGTGGAAATTAAAATTGTGTTCAACGATTTCACACCCTGAGATCTTTCTTGATTAAACTAATAAATTTTGAATATGACTACAGTAACTGTCTGTGTATCTAATCAAAAACACTAACATTTTTACTAATACTCTGATTTCAAGCTTTGCAAACTGACTCATCTCTCACCTCTGCATGGCTGCCCGGTGCCAGAGTCTTATTGCATCTCTCACAGCGCAGACAAGGCCGGTGCCAGTTCTTCCCGAGAGATGACACCTTCTCAGCTGcacggacacaaacacaaacacgggCCATGGTAGAGACAGTCATTACACCGAGCAGAGGACTAAAACAGACAGTTTCCAATGCTTATGTAGAAATGTAGGACAAATACATGTTTGTGGCAGAATTTAAATATGAAACAGCATTCTGCTCACCAAAATACACGGTCTTGTTGCATCTGGGACAGATGTTGGGGCCTCCAGAGAAAGATGAGAAGCTTGCAGCTGCAAAAGTTACAATGAATTAAACCAAAAAAATTGAATTACATAAGATATTTAGTGATTTAAATAAACGCCATTAGATAGAATTTGTGGTTTACATTATTTTAGTTGTACTGAAAAGCCAGAAGCCTAGAAGCTAACTGAAAACAAtattgttttaaataattataagTATGAAGTAAGGTAATTTAATCCTGCcagtctttttgcagcattAGAGATTGCTTCAGTTCTCTAGTTTGAGATGTAATGATCAATCTGCAGTGGTGAGATCAGCACCTTTGTACCAACAGGAACATGGACTGCACCACTTTCTGAACAAaccattaaaaatataattaaagacacaTGCGTGTAGAAaatctaaacaaaaaaaaaatagcttcaGAAATAAATATGTCTGGGAAAATAGACACGAAAACAtagaatgtttaaaaatgacataataataataataaagacccttaaaaagatgtaaaattaaataaatacataataagaaaatgaaaacagacaaatgaaTTCATGTCAGTGCCCGTAAATGCATTACTTTGCTGTAGGATCAAGGCACTAATTGATATTTTTACTTTAGTCTTTTAGTTTTGATTCTTCACATTTTTGTCCTTAGTTTTCTCCATTAATTGTCACTTTCCCTAAAACATATCTGGGGCtcatttattcctttttttttgttgttctttagtTTGCTGTTCCGAACCTAAATTAAACTGTATCCTGTCACAGAGGCACTGAGTTTCTCCTCCTTCCATATGACAGTTTTTCTATTTCTGCTCCACATATTTCTCACCCTTCACTGGTCCCCGTGCGGGggcttttttctcctcctctggtTTGGCGTTTGTTTCCAAGGAAACGGCTGCAGGGGCTTCGTTGACAGGATTGTCGTACACGTAGGATCCAGCTCCACCGATGTTTACacctaaaaacaacaaatggtAGAATTCAGAAATCTAAGTTTTATCAATCTGTATACGTCGTCTGTATTTCCACATCAGGGGAAACCCCACCTTTTGGTCCAAAGAGGGTGGCGTAGCACGGCTTGTGGCAATAAGGCTTTCCATCATGCTGCACAGTGTAAAGGGGAAGACAGAGGAAACCTCCATTACTTAacacatagaatagaatagaactttattaatcccttggGGAGGTCCCCTCAGGGAAATTGTGATTCCAGTTGAccttaaatacaaataaaaaaaaaaatgccaagcAGATACAAATGGACTGAAGCTTTACCTGTAACTGTTAATATTATGAaccagagggggaaaaaaaacggCAGTTATATAAACTGTTGTTTTCAGTCTGTGTGGATTCACATAATCCTCCAAACTTGGACCGCATTTGAAGGCATTTGAGTTCGTCTAaccatttatttttatagtaaCAAAAACCCTTATCTCACTTTCCATGTATGATTCTTTTTAGACATAAAATAAGCCTCTTTGATTCAGTAAAAGTAATGCTCTTTGTCATCTAGACGCTGTCGTCGTTTATATAAATACTCTGTGGAGTTTTTTCAGTCATCCCAGGAATGTACATTCACACAGGatgtgtttttcagctaaacTCAATTGAACCTTTCAAGCAAATATGCATGTCAAAGTGGTTCACATGACAAGACCAAAAAAAACCTGAAGACTAACAATAAAACCATTCTGAAAGCAGACAAATGTGCACAATAAAGGCCAAACTCAAGCACTGTGGAGAAAATACAGAGATAATGGACAATAAAGTTGCTCTCACTGACTGAATCAATGCATTTTAGCAGCGTACAATGAATACCATTGTCAGCTCATCTGTGATTTTCAGTACATCCCTTCCTTCTTAAAATCTAATTAAAACACAGCAAGAGCCACAAACAGTTTAATCTGATTAGTCTGATGAGTTTTAAATAACAGGCTGCTGAGCTGTTAATTTTATGTACAGCTAATTTTGTACTGAGCTTGTTCTGAACAGACTGAAGAACATCATGCATTGTGAATGATGATGAGCTGTCATATGTGAATATAAATGCATTATAACAATGATTGAAGAGGGACACAGAGTACAAATCTTTGAGCTTATTTGAACATGATTAGACTAAGCATACTCATTTTCATATTTAACCTGCACTACATGCACATAACCACGTTGAAACTGCCATCTCATCAAAGCACTAAGATGTGTGAAACACTGTTGTCTCTGAGATTTACGCCTTCTGGTTTATGATCGCTTTCCCTGCAACGACAATGTCAGACAATGTTAAACTCCTTAGTAAGGAACAGACACTTCCAGGTTTCTCAGAGGAGTGATGCACTGAAGATACAGAGACTCATATTAAGAAAGCTAAAACCTGTTATTGACTTTTGGAAGCAGAGAATGAAATGTCAACAGAAAGTACAAACAGTTTGTTGTGCTGTGGTTAAACTTGTACAGTCACTGTACTGACTTTCCTGCACAGTACATATGTGTTTTCAAAGACAGCACAGTAACTGTACAAAAAATCCAACTACTTTCTGCTGTGGTTAAATGATCAAGGGTTTTTTGGGGTTGATTTAATAAAGTCTGTATTTTACCACCAAACCAGGTTCATTTCAAACAGCTTATAGCCTCAGAGTGCATGGGACATTATTGTTCGCAGTCACGGTTTATTATGTTGATGCAATGTAGCCTACCAACATAACCTTTGAACATGAAATATTTGCActtcataaaacaaaaacaaatcataacTGCATAAGGAAAACGAAGCATATACACTCATCACATCCTGTTACCTCAGCATGGCCTCCCGGATTCAGAGTTTTGTTGCAGCGCTCACATTTTAGACAGAACTTGTGCCAGTCTTTCCCTAAAGATGACACCTTCTCCGCTGtgggacaggaagagacaaaGATCGTTTGATGTTATATCATGGTTTTGGTTTatgaaacataaaataaatggaCTTAGTCCTGGAATTTCTTATAATATAATGAAGTTAATGCAGTCATAAGTTTGTCACAGCATGCATATATAAGTCTTTGGTTCCAAAAACGATATCTGGACTAGTTTGCAATAATTCATTGGGAACATATTTTATTAACTCCTTATTCAGGGTCatgaaagtgtttgtgtgtgtgtgtgtgtgtgtgtgtgtgtgtgtgtgtgtgtgtgtgtgcgtgagtgggCGGGGATGCTATAAACAATTTCGATTATTTGAATTTTGGGAAGAAGCCACTACAACCAGAAGACCcacaaaggaaaagaaatatGCAAAGTCTACTCAGAAggctggattcaaacccaggaccttcttggtGTGAAGCTCTGACCACGGCACTACAGTTCTGCCCCCACTAACAAATATTACTTACTTTTAAGTTGGATCAGTTATAACTCTGGTAAAGTTTGAATTCAAATCTGTGTATAAAATTCTGAGTAATCCTGAAAACTAATAAACAAACTAACAAATCATACAGTACCAATCACATGGCATTCTTGACAGAGGGAATAGGTTAATAAAATCTGATTATAAGTGCACTCAATGAAGTCTGAgtcatattttacttttacaaaataaatgcaGGGACTGTTGAGAAAGAGCCATCCTCTATGGGTCAGTGCTTTAGTGCTTAGAAAAGAGCGCTGCCACTGAatgcagagaaaggaaaaatgtttttttttctttctttttgtgcttTATTTGTGCACTAGTGCAAACACTCCTCCACAGGCAGGATCCTTTTGCTGCTGCTTTGAACAGCTCCCATCTTTTCtatgtgaaaaagaaacattttgtccACAAAAAAAGGTTATTTTGATACAAAAAGTAGCTATTTTCGCTGTGAAATCAACCTTCACATATGGGTCCAGAAACCTTTAGAAGAAATGATATGCACTGTTATTAAGGCTTTTGTGGGGGCATGTGTCAGCATGTGGAGTACAGTAGCAATTATATTTTCTGACACAACCTGAATACACAACATAAGCACTAATGTATTCTGAATTATAACAGCTGAGTGACTGTCGAAGTGACAGACGACATTTAATGGGCACTTATGAGTTCATATCAGCCTGAAGCACATTCTTTCCACTGCTTTCTAAAGGGCAGTGTAGTGACTCAGACATTtccattttcttatttattccatgtttttttaatggagcTACTGTCTGTTCTTCCATCCCTTCAAATACTTTAGTTACCTTAATCCGAAGGTAAATCTAAATGTGAAGTCTTAAAAAATACTTCCCTTTTAAAATTTGGCAAGGTCGATCAAACAACTGATCTCTTTCCTGTCTGGATAATGGATAATCTTTGGATAATGTTAGGATAGCAAGGACTTTTGGagtttttcctctgttttcagtcTTAATGCTTAAAACCACAGAGTAGTGAATATATACCATATCAAAAACCCACAAACTGACAACCAACTAGTCCTTTAACATTAAAACTGTGTTTAACAAAGGTAAAACTcatacacacaaaacataaactgCAGTAACTTTCACACATATATGTGTGACATGTCTAACACCACTCAGAAAAAGTGGGCATAAAGAGAAAAGAACTAAAACAACTTGTTTCACATGGAGGATGGAGTGAAGGACTTCACCGAGGCCAAGAATAAGATAATTAACAATCATTTTAAACTTTGAATCCAGCAAAGCCACTTTGATTGAGCCCTTGAATGAAAATACTGAATTGGAAATGAATGCAATCCCTTTAAGCATAATAGACACAAATACAAGTTGGAAATCATAGAAAATAGAGTGTACTTGCTGACACCTGCtgcaaacataacacagagtACAGTGTGTTCAGATTACTCTGCTGTGCAAGTCACTTTGCAACCCACTTTCACCCCAAGCTCTTCCTGTTCATGCTGTTCCTGATTAAGGTATTATTTGTTGTCATTGATACCTGCTCTGCTCTGTACAGGGGGTCTTGCTGTTTCTCTTCCCACCAACAACTTTTCATTTATGCGCATTATGGGAGGACACAGCTGTACCACACTGTACCACCAAATTACCATAGATGGAAATAGCTGTCTTCTGTGGACTACAGCGGTCATGActgaactgttttttttctacccACTTATTTATGTGACTGCAagtgaaaaatacatacagtatgagtcaagaggaaaaacaaatattacTCTGTTCagtcaaatgaaaaacaacataaCCCCCTTTTTAAGACCCGCAGTTTCAGTCACAGAGACTTTTTTGTCTAAAAGACAGGAGGATGGACAGAGGGCGCGAGAAATTCACTGACAGTTGCTTATCTGTTTGTCCTCCTCCCAAAATATCTCAGCTGATACCCTGAGACTGATACAACATGACACTTCCTGTTTAGACTCAATGCCTGGCCTCCCTGTCAGTGTGATATCTGACAGTAAGTCACACCGACGCACAGAACTATGCCTGGATGGTGAAGGACACAAGTCTGCACAGCATAACATTGGTTTTCTTCTGGGTTCTTACTCAAGGAACTGAATTTACTGAAGAAATCACATTAGCTCAGGTCATTATATAAAAATCACATTATAGACTCCATGTCTCGAGCATCATCTTCTTTATGGCTATCGAGAATTTTGCATCCAGAAATCCTAAAGGATAAACTATCTCTACTGTAACAAAATCCCCTGCAAAACAACAGTATCCACATCTAGGAGGAATACATTTTTGCAGAacctcatttttttaaagcttctaATTTCCTGCAGAGTttcaaaagagagagagagcagcagtTTGACTGAGCCTGCAGGGTGtggttttgctgttgttttccaGAGAAATGGGGAAGGggaaagaacaaaaagaatATTGATCCATAAAACAAATTGGCAAATCAATCAATTATTTACCATGCCATATGGCGTTgcaccaaaatgaaaaaaaggagcTAAAAATAGATGTTAAATTAACTCCTTAGTATCATTATACCCCACCCTATTTGACAGTATTGTCTACTATCCAGTGAATATAGTATCCAGTATCCAGGGATTAACAAGCTTAAACTCATCCTACCTGCTTctaaaagatataaaaatgatttttcacAAGCTGTCAGATAACACAGCTGAGGCTGATGACTACAGGTCTGTTAATGGCTCCCTGTATTCTTATCCAAAGATAGTGAACCCATTACTGCCTGATATGGGTTGTGTCGATATGCACCAGTTGTCTGTTGGAGTCTGAGATTCACCATCTGGGGAATTTTTGGATCAGTTTTAGAGAAAAACTGTCACTTTGATTTCACATCCAATCTGGCAACATGTCCGTGGTACTCAGCTGTGAATTTCTCTGACATTCTGTTGGACTGCAATAGCAGTGCTTTTAGGACCCAGAGTTTTGTATTGTAATGTAGTTACATgcttatttttatatattctgTAAAAGACTTTCAAGCTTTAAATCAAATTTGACAGGTTAAAATAGATAAATTAATACATTTACATGCCTTTACGTGGATGAAATTATGCCCCATACAGTGTCAGAGGATGTCACTGTATAAAGACAAATAATAACCAtactgtatattttaaagtactTTGACTCAGTGACACAACAGTAAAATTTTcacactgtaaatataaatatcactgATGTGGAGATTATGTTGTGACATTTGTATATAATAAGTTTGACTAATACTGGCTTGACTGATCAGCTGTTATTACCCCAATAAAGATAGACAACACGGTAAATGTGTGGTCCAATAAAAAGGACGCAAGAATGTGATCGATGAACATAAAGACAGATTCTATTAGTTAGTTTGACCACAAGATAACATCACAAAAAACCTCAAAGGATTCCAGATAAAATTCTCTTTGTTCTGTGCAAATGGTAAAGAAAATAATGAGTGATTTAGTGTGAATGCATTTTTAATGTACTACCAATAAATAATTCATATgtgtaaatgaattaaaaaatccACCATTCATGATTCTAATCATTGTTTCCACCTAACACATAATAAAATCATCCAACAGGATGAATGAGTGTCTTAAATAgttatgtctctgtgtgtgggAGAGTCGATAAGCCTATTTATAACAAAACAATACCCATTTTGATCAATGGGTGTAAATCGTCTGTAGAGCTCTAAAATCAGTGATGTATCCGCTCATTCTCATTCTGTTGTATCCGAGAAAACACGTTATCGGTTGTAAGTAAGAGTCGATTTAAAGAATACTGCACTGGCAGTCTTTCATATTAAAACCACCCCCCGGTTGATTATAACACTCCCACCCGGCGGTCATCGCATCTGTTAGAATCATGATGCTGGGCGGCCTCTGCAGCGGCTGCTCACTCACCGAAATACACCGTTTTCTCGCATTTTGGACATTTTGACGCCATGGTCGGTGTAAAGAGTGGAACGGGATCTTTTTCTGTTGGTCCttgctgtctgtctgcagcTCCGGCGGCGCAGACACACCTCAGATGATGCTGACGGCGGCGGTGACTGTGATGAGACTGCGCCTCACATCCACCCTCTGCTTCTTCTCTTTCAATTGTATAACTCCGCCCTCGGGgtgacatcatgcagtttgCAACCCACCAGacaaaaatgtacatttatgtCTCTGCATATCCTGTTTGGTAAAAGCTTTTTCAAAAAGGCTTTCCAAAGTTAATCTGGCCAAATTATCACATTGCTTTTTACATTATCGATCATTCAGAgaacatctgaatgcactgCTGCCACTCAGATTTCTCAATATAGTACCAGCATCAGCCCAAGGGTCTAGATACACTTTTAAAAACCAAGAGATCGTTAAAAGAAGTTTTTATTGCACACTGTCGACTCCATGAATTATTGTATTGATCAtcaaacagacagaaaacccATATGCACATATATACATTGCTGTGCTAGCCTCTGGTTTGGAAATCTGGTTAATCCGATATCCCAGCAAAGTTAGCTCTTCTGCATTAATCAGTGTCGCCTTTTAGTTCTGTTTGTTTCCCCTGTGTGGTTGTTAGGTTACACAGCATAGCTCTGCACAGGGAATGTTAAGTGATGCTCCGCAGCTCCCAAGTATATTACTCCGCATTCTTGGCCCAGAGATACCAGGGAGTTGACAGACAAACGACTTTTAGGTGGGCTTAAGAATAAAATGTTAACACTGAATTATTTGACTATTTTAGGCAGAAAAGGGCAAAAAATTCAGAGAAATCACCAGGATATGAAAATTGTCTTCACAAAGTGGCAAAGTTAGAATATTAAATGTCTCAAAATGCCACAACATATTATTATGAAGATATGGCACACTatgtaacagaaacaaaaataaaacagaaatgtaaacaGTTAGTTtggaataataaaaatacagaaaaaatgtaATAGGATGATATTTCTTTAAATGCTTGGTAAGTCAGTGACAGTGTAGTTGTTTCCTTCTCTTGGTTCTACTAAACAGACCAGCTGCTGACAAGCGCTTAATATTTTCCATCTGCACTTGAGAGTGCTATCAATAGTCTCAATATTTAAGTTAGCTCAAGATCAACTAACCCAGGTGTTGCACATTGATGTTACATCTTTGAGTTCAAACTTAGCTAATAATAATTTGCAGTTAGAGGAAAAAGTGAAATAGCTATCCTTCAattctgtttaaaataaatgcagcaaAAAAGATCACTTTAATTTACGTAGTGCCAATTCACAACAGTTGTCACTTAACACCCCCGTATAAGCAAGAACTTGggaacagtgggaaagaaaaactcccttttaacaggaagaaagctccagctgaaccaggctcagggaggggcggccaccCAATGGGACCAGTTTAGGGTGAGTGGAAAGAGAACAgagaagagagagcgagagaaaggcAAACTATGGAACAGGGAGCCAGCTTTTTGATACTTGAACTgtttatgtttacattttttttcattatagtCTGGAGAATGGTACTATTAAGCTGTAAACTGAAAACAAGTGGATACACTGTCCTGCTACATGATTTATTGTTaatgaaatagaatagaatagaatagaataatcctttaattgtcccataaggggaaatttggttgtaacagcagcagaataaaagcacatatacaaacagaacaggacaaagaacagaaacacacactatttttacagaaaaacatatttactatatatatataaatgtataattTATATATTACAGTTATATTATTATATGTTAGTAGTTTTGTTAGACCAGGTGAAATTGTGAAACAAATATACTTTCTGCCTGTGACTTGTTCATTGTGTTTATTTTGCATCTGTACCTGTGAACACTTCATCAGTCCCAGCCACTCACCACCTGAACCCACTCACCTGGCTCACACA
This genomic window contains:
- the LOC100704743 gene encoding cysteine-rich protein 2 → MASKCPKCEKTVYFAEKVSSLGKDWHKFCLKCERCNKTLNPGGHAEHDGKPYCHKPCYATLFGPKGVNIGGAGSYVYDNPVNEAPAAVSLETNAKPEEEKKAPARGPVKAASFSSFSGGPNICPRCNKTVYFAEKVSSLGKNWHRPCLRCERCNKTLAPGSHAEHDGQPYCHKPCYAVLFGPKGVNTGGVGSYIYDDPEAEAQS